In uncultured Methanobacterium sp., a genomic segment contains:
- the moaA gene encoding GTP 3',8-cyclase MoaA, translated as MKTDNFQRPIISLRISITNRCNIRCFYCHHDGIIPQEYEMTPSEIERIALIAKKIGIKKIRLSGGEPLIRKDIVDITSRVSALKFKDVAITTNGTYLEKYASQLKEAGLNRVNVSFDTLNPETYRFITKSNYVEKVKKGIIKAGEVGLYPVKVNMVVMKDLNHEEVWDMFQFCKDNNAILQIIELLKAESCPDEDFFDDYHYDIGIIEEELTKKATDIKTRTFMQDRKKYFLEGGEIEVVRPMDNTEFCKNCTRLRITPEGKLKPCLLRNDNLVDLMEPLRQGASDDELEELFLKAIQNRTPFYGKC; from the coding sequence ATGAAAACCGATAATTTCCAGAGGCCGATCATATCCCTCCGTATATCCATTACTAACCGTTGTAACATTCGCTGCTTTTATTGTCATCATGATGGCATAATACCTCAAGAATATGAGATGACCCCCTCTGAAATCGAAAGAATTGCCTTGATCGCTAAAAAAATTGGGATTAAAAAAATCAGGCTATCTGGAGGGGAACCACTAATCAGAAAGGATATAGTGGATATCACATCCAGAGTGTCAGCTTTAAAATTTAAGGATGTTGCTATAACCACTAACGGAACATACCTGGAAAAATATGCATCCCAACTCAAAGAAGCCGGACTAAATAGAGTAAATGTGAGTTTTGACACTTTAAACCCTGAAACTTATCGTTTTATTACCAAAAGTAACTACGTTGAAAAGGTCAAAAAGGGAATAATAAAAGCAGGTGAAGTGGGACTGTATCCAGTTAAAGTGAACATGGTAGTGATGAAAGATTTGAACCATGAAGAAGTTTGGGACATGTTCCAGTTCTGCAAGGACAACAATGCAATACTCCAGATCATTGAACTATTAAAGGCCGAAAGCTGTCCTGATGAAGATTTCTTTGATGATTACCACTATGATATTGGAATTATTGAAGAGGAATTAACTAAAAAGGCCACAGATATTAAAACACGCACCTTTATGCAGGATCGGAAGAAATATTTCCTGGAAGGAGGGGAGATTGAGGTGGTCCGCCCCATGGATAACACCGAATTCTGTAAAAACTGCACCCGTCTCAGGATAACACCAGAAGGGAAACTTAAACCATGCCTACTACGGAATGATAACCTGGTGGATCTAATGGAACCCCTCAGACAGGGGGCTTCTGATGATGAACTGGAAGAACTCTTTTTAAAGGCCATACAGAACAGGACCCCATTTTATGGGAAATGTTAA
- the mobB gene encoding molybdopterin-guanine dinucleotide biosynthesis protein B — protein sequence MKILAVVGTKNTGKTTLVTMIVQELVKRGHQVATIKHTHHDLDVEGKDTWKHRKAGAKMVVGSGESTFFLINKQIELERILKSIKNIDEPDYVIIEGFKHVDYPKISTTPAKDDFTLANVDVFNIKPEDVVELVDQVEKRTYGLIPGSNCGECGFETCLDMAKAIIRGDASEKMCKMKKFKEVELFIGDVSIPLNPFVQDFIKKSVMGMVESLKTGEADKSCENIELTIRTDEGDIQ from the coding sequence ATGAAGATATTGGCCGTTGTAGGAACAAAAAACACCGGAAAAACCACCTTGGTTACTATGATAGTCCAGGAACTGGTTAAACGAGGCCATCAAGTTGCAACAATCAAACACACCCACCATGATCTGGATGTGGAGGGTAAGGACACTTGGAAACACCGCAAAGCAGGGGCAAAGATGGTGGTTGGATCAGGGGAAAGTACATTCTTCCTGATAAACAAACAAATTGAACTTGAAAGGATCCTGAAATCCATAAAAAACATTGATGAACCAGATTATGTCATAATTGAGGGTTTTAAACATGTAGATTATCCTAAAATCTCAACCACCCCTGCAAAAGATGATTTTACATTAGCCAATGTGGATGTTTTCAATATAAAACCTGAAGATGTTGTTGAATTGGTAGATCAGGTAGAAAAACGAACCTACGGCCTTATTCCCGGGTCAAATTGTGGAGAATGTGGCTTTGAAACCTGTTTAGATATGGCTAAAGCCATAATTAGAGGAGATGCATCTGAAAAAATGTGCAAAATGAAAAAATTCAAGGAAGTAGAACTTTTCATTGGCGATGTGAGCATTCCACTGAATCCTTTTGTGCAGGATTTCATTAAAAAAAGTGTTATGGGCATGGTAGAATCCCTTAAAACAGGTGAAGCTGATAAATCCTGTGAAAACATTGAGTTAACCATCAGAACTGATGAAGGAGATATTCAATAA
- a CDS encoding TOBE domain-containing protein encodes MDNARDGPQYRLKLDNKIILLNNRKFELLKYIDECGSITKASQQVKIPYRSALKYIEDLENDVNNTIVSTKRGGKGGGGGSKLTEQGKIILKEYRKVNSILKMHADVNEIEGTISDIDVENKIANIYLNGNKVILPLRGNFDIGDKVLVLISPEDIFVMLKPQESSVRNVFKGKIISMKLKDHLVRLTVDLGEISLFVDVTEYSREQLNLTLGKEVYIGFKAAALAMVKI; translated from the coding sequence ATGGATAATGCACGAGACGGACCACAATATCGTTTGAAATTAGACAATAAGATAATATTACTTAATAACCGGAAATTTGAGCTTTTAAAATACATAGATGAATGTGGTTCAATAACCAAAGCTTCCCAGCAGGTGAAAATACCCTACAGAAGTGCCCTGAAATACATCGAAGATCTGGAAAATGATGTTAATAACACAATTGTTTCAACCAAAAGAGGGGGGAAAGGAGGAGGAGGAGGCAGTAAGTTAACTGAACAGGGAAAAATAATATTAAAGGAATATAGAAAAGTTAACAGTATTTTAAAAATGCATGCAGATGTTAACGAGATAGAAGGCACTATTTCGGATATCGATGTTGAAAATAAGATTGCAAACATCTATCTAAATGGCAATAAAGTCATCCTTCCCCTAAGAGGAAACTTTGATATCGGTGACAAAGTTCTGGTTTTAATAAGCCCCGAAGATATTTTTGTTATGTTAAAACCCCAAGAATCCAGCGTCAGAAATGTCTTCAAAGGAAAAATAATCAGCATGAAACTTAAAGACCACCTGGTAAGGCTAACTGTAGATCTGGGTGAAATCAGCCTTTTCGTGGATGTCACTGAATACTCCAGGGAACAGCTAAACTTAACACTTGGAAAAGAAGTTTATATAGGATTCAAAGCAGCAGCCCTGGCTATGGTTAAAATATAA
- the fwdF gene encoding tungsten-dependent formylmethanofuran dehydrogenase subunit FwdF has product MVSNTKEVKALDFDVTRSAEEERKLTFKDEVCIGCGICEKVCPVEAIELGDIGAIVRTDADESKICVDENKCVLCGMCSVGCPVDALEFTLDGESIKNMDVYPELLSSAEIDDDTCIYCKACETACPREAITIARDLPDRAKLVTGEIEIDKDTCISCGICEEMCPADAITMDSKIPTSADPTVASDINVDKDKCVYCLVCKKACPVDAIMAACRSCSYGEYDLNPEDSEITGSSFIDDDLCVRCGWCEEICPVDAAKVKKPFKGELAIDQDKCTTCGACVDICPCDVLSFPQPSESAQMVEKVFKDEKYCIYCGACENVCPVDAIDVKRTDVDYTPTKSKSWKNKMDSLRT; this is encoded by the coding sequence ATGGTTTCTAATACGAAGGAAGTCAAAGCCTTGGACTTTGATGTAACAAGATCAGCTGAAGAAGAGCGGAAGCTGACCTTCAAAGATGAAGTCTGCATTGGCTGTGGTATATGTGAAAAAGTATGCCCGGTAGAAGCGATAGAACTTGGTGATATCGGAGCCATAGTCCGGACCGATGCTGATGAATCAAAAATTTGCGTTGATGAAAACAAGTGCGTACTATGCGGTATGTGTAGTGTTGGTTGCCCTGTAGACGCTCTAGAATTTACCCTCGATGGTGAATCAATCAAGAACATGGATGTTTATCCAGAACTTCTGTCTTCTGCAGAAATTGATGATGACACATGTATTTACTGTAAAGCATGTGAAACTGCATGTCCCCGTGAAGCAATTACCATTGCCCGGGATTTACCTGACCGCGCAAAGCTGGTTACCGGTGAAATTGAAATCGACAAGGATACTTGTATAAGCTGTGGCATATGTGAGGAAATGTGTCCTGCTGATGCCATAACCATGGACAGCAAAATACCAACCTCAGCCGACCCAACAGTAGCTTCAGACATAAACGTGGACAAAGATAAATGTGTTTACTGTCTGGTATGTAAGAAAGCATGTCCTGTTGATGCCATAATGGCTGCCTGCAGAAGCTGTTCTTACGGTGAATACGACCTGAACCCTGAAGATTCTGAAATAACAGGAAGCTCATTTATTGATGATGACTTATGTGTCCGATGCGGATGGTGTGAAGAAATTTGTCCAGTAGACGCTGCAAAGGTTAAAAAACCATTTAAAGGTGAACTGGCAATTGACCAGGACAAATGTACCACTTGTGGAGCATGTGTAGATATCTGCCCATGTGATGTACTATCATTCCCACAACCTTCAGAATCCGCACAAATGGTGGAAAAAGTATTCAAAGATGAAAAATACTGCATCTACTGTGGTGCCTGTGAAAACGTCTGTCCTGTAGATGCAATAGACGTCAAGAGAACCGATGTGGACTACACCCCTACCAAGTCCAAGTCATGGAAAAACAAGATGGACTCTCTAAGAACCTAA
- a CDS encoding 4Fe-4S binding protein: MELKVEQDNCLGCGVCVVACPVNVSISPEVAGGHGSKTTETIMMVENGVIKLFSPEKCTKCGTCQLFCPTDAIWLE; the protein is encoded by the coding sequence ATGGAACTGAAAGTAGAACAAGATAACTGTCTGGGATGTGGAGTTTGTGTTGTTGCCTGCCCTGTAAACGTATCCATCAGTCCAGAAGTAGCAGGTGGACACGGATCCAAAACAACAGAAACAATCATGATGGTTGAAAACGGAGTAATCAAACTCTTCAGCCCAGAAAAATGCACAAAATGTGGGACATGCCAATTATTCTGCCCTACAGATGCTATATGGCTGGAATGA
- a CDS encoding molybdopterin dinucleotide binding domain-containing protein, translating to MTYIEKPVVPKVVKLEEPTAKERKILNMMLNTGSDIYQGACKKRGSTLKDEYRKVCGVAYMDPKDMAKLGVSNWDTVKVKTDWGEVVVCSVHSRDAPHEGTIFIPKGPWANVITSHETYCCCDPTYKGIYCTVEKSDEEVLLMADLMRAVYKKYVKDEESIPGLESLGEMPVYKKK from the coding sequence ATGACTTATATAGAAAAACCCGTCGTTCCTAAAGTGGTTAAACTAGAAGAACCAACAGCCAAAGAACGAAAAATATTGAATATGATGTTGAACACTGGTTCTGACATCTACCAGGGAGCATGTAAAAAAAGAGGTTCCACCCTTAAGGATGAATACCGAAAAGTGTGTGGAGTTGCTTACATGGACCCTAAGGACATGGCAAAACTGGGCGTTTCCAACTGGGACACCGTTAAGGTCAAAACAGATTGGGGAGAAGTAGTGGTTTGTTCTGTCCACTCCAGGGATGCACCTCACGAAGGGACCATATTCATACCCAAAGGCCCCTGGGCTAATGTGATCACCAGTCACGAAACCTACTGCTGCTGTGACCCCACCTATAAGGGGATCTACTGCACAGTGGAAAAATCAGACGAAGAAGTTTTATTAATGGCTGACCTCATGAGAGCAGTCTATAAAAAATATGTTAAAGACGAAGAATCCATCCCTGGGTTAGAATCACTCGGTGAGATGCCCGTCTACAAAAAGAAATAA
- a CDS encoding formylmethanofuran dehydrogenase subunit B, with the protein MAYEPPITDYDEIVENGTCAFCGCNCDDLDFLVKDGHVVGVRHACRLGASKVMEDMDQRLMVPMIRDENGELQEVDWDTALDKAAELIAGAVRPIFYGWSETSIETMKHGIRLGELVGAVLDNQATICHGPSLQAVQNAGYPIATLGEVKNRADMIVYSGSNPMNSHPRHLARYSTFPRGWFRQRGRFDRTLITMDPKYSDTAKMSDIWVGFDQNGDYGFYNAIRAAVKGKEIDQDYVSGIPKEDIMELAEAMKNVQFGALFFGLGLTHTLSKQRNIDMAIEMLVDLNEHTKWVLTPMRGHFNVNGFNIFMAYECGFPYGVDYCRGYQRYMNGETNTIDLLTREECDVFMVIAADPGAHYPGGAVKRLAEIPVIQVDIHWGPSTEIADVVLPGSFIGVECAGTSYRMDGVPIYMKKAVDKPETCRDDEWIIRELHERVQKIKAEEAAAASK; encoded by the coding sequence GTGGCATACGAACCGCCTATAACTGATTATGATGAAATCGTAGAAAACGGCACCTGCGCATTTTGCGGATGTAACTGCGATGATTTAGATTTCTTAGTAAAAGATGGGCACGTAGTCGGTGTACGACACGCCTGTCGACTCGGCGCCAGTAAAGTCATGGAAGACATGGACCAGAGACTTATGGTACCAATGATCCGTGATGAAAACGGTGAACTACAGGAAGTTGATTGGGACACTGCCCTGGACAAAGCTGCCGAGCTCATTGCCGGTGCTGTCCGACCTATATTCTATGGTTGGAGTGAAACATCCATAGAAACTATGAAACACGGTATCCGACTGGGTGAACTAGTGGGAGCTGTTCTGGATAACCAGGCCACAATCTGTCACGGCCCATCCCTACAAGCTGTACAAAACGCAGGATATCCTATTGCAACCCTGGGAGAAGTTAAAAACCGGGCAGACATGATTGTTTACAGTGGAAGTAACCCAATGAACTCTCACCCACGGCACCTGGCCCGATACAGTACCTTCCCCCGTGGATGGTTCAGACAAAGAGGTCGATTTGACCGTACTCTAATTACCATGGACCCCAAATACAGTGACACCGCAAAAATGTCCGACATATGGGTAGGATTTGATCAAAACGGTGACTATGGATTCTACAACGCAATAAGGGCCGCTGTAAAAGGAAAAGAAATTGACCAGGACTATGTTTCTGGTATCCCCAAAGAAGACATCATGGAATTAGCCGAAGCAATGAAAAATGTCCAGTTTGGAGCATTATTCTTCGGTCTGGGTTTGACTCACACTCTCTCCAAGCAGAGGAACATTGACATGGCAATTGAAATGTTAGTGGACCTTAACGAGCACACTAAATGGGTGCTAACTCCTATGAGGGGTCACTTCAACGTGAATGGATTTAACATTTTCATGGCCTATGAATGTGGATTCCCCTACGGTGTGGACTACTGCCGTGGATATCAAAGATACATGAACGGGGAAACCAACACCATAGATCTGTTAACCAGGGAAGAATGCGATGTATTCATGGTAATAGCTGCAGATCCTGGAGCTCATTACCCTGGAGGTGCAGTTAAACGCCTGGCAGAAATTCCTGTTATTCAGGTAGACATCCACTGGGGACCATCTACTGAGATAGCTGACGTGGTACTTCCTGGATCGTTTATCGGTGTAGAATGTGCTGGTACCAGCTACCGAATGGATGGTGTACCTATATACATGAAAAAGGCCGTAGACAAACCTGAAACATGCAGGGATGATGAATGGATCATCAGAGAGCTGCACGAAAGGGTTCAAAAAATCAAAGCTGAAGAGGCCGCAGCAGCTAGCAAATAA
- a CDS encoding formylmethanofuran dehydrogenase subunit A, with translation MMEYILKNGIVYDPANNVAGEKKDVMFKDGKIVENVSSDAKVLDVTDKIVMPAGIDPHAHVAGPKLVVGRIYRPEDSRKGVVAPTDVCRPESGFSIPSCPATGYRYSRMGYGTVTEAAMPPLEAKHTHEEIMAIPNIDITPLPLFGNNWFVLQYAKEGQIDELAAFISAWLKITKGYGIKIVNPCGTEAWGWGGNVHGIDDPAPYFDVTGREVVRALAQANEMLGLPHSIHVHPNDLGHPGNFPTTVNTLDCVKDIEKNSSVRNQTIHLTHAQFHSYAGTSWRDVESGADKVADYINKNKHVTCDIGQITLDETTTMTADGPMEFDLHQLNGLKWANKDIELETGSGIVPFIYSGKAPVPSFQWGVGLELFLRIKDPWQVCLTTDHPNAGPFIRYPRIISWLMSAERRQEMMDNLEVRVWSYKRTGLGTLDREYDFNEIATITRAAAAKIYGYQDRGALTPGYNADIAVYDLNPNDIDPSKEPAAIEHAFGNAMYTIKDGQILVKDGEVVKVVPSRTLWTNVQGFEEQEKAVMEKVMPTFRRFYTVKFENYKVQDHFTPNPVITTVQASK, from the coding sequence ATCATGGAATATATACTAAAAAATGGTATAGTTTACGACCCGGCCAACAATGTAGCGGGTGAAAAGAAGGATGTCATGTTCAAGGATGGAAAGATCGTTGAAAATGTCTCTTCTGATGCAAAAGTCCTGGATGTGACTGATAAAATAGTCATGCCTGCTGGTATTGACCCTCACGCCCACGTTGCAGGACCAAAACTCGTTGTTGGTAGGATTTACCGACCAGAAGACTCAAGGAAAGGTGTAGTGGCTCCAACAGATGTCTGTAGACCTGAATCAGGATTTTCCATACCTAGTTGTCCTGCAACAGGATACAGGTACTCCCGTATGGGTTACGGAACAGTAACTGAAGCTGCAATGCCCCCTCTAGAAGCCAAACACACCCATGAAGAGATCATGGCCATACCAAACATCGATATTACTCCATTACCCCTGTTTGGAAACAACTGGTTTGTACTGCAGTACGCCAAAGAAGGACAAATCGATGAACTGGCTGCATTTATATCTGCCTGGTTGAAAATAACCAAAGGTTACGGAATAAAAATCGTAAACCCCTGTGGAACTGAAGCATGGGGTTGGGGTGGAAACGTTCACGGTATTGATGACCCTGCACCCTACTTTGATGTAACCGGTAGAGAAGTAGTAAGGGCTCTGGCACAGGCCAATGAAATGTTAGGGTTACCACATTCCATACACGTGCACCCTAACGACCTAGGACACCCAGGAAACTTCCCCACCACTGTGAACACTCTTGACTGCGTTAAGGACATAGAGAAGAACAGTTCTGTGCGAAACCAGACCATACACTTAACTCATGCACAATTCCACTCCTATGCTGGAACCAGCTGGAGAGATGTTGAATCCGGTGCAGATAAAGTTGCAGATTACATAAACAAAAACAAACACGTAACCTGTGATATAGGTCAGATAACTCTGGATGAAACCACCACCATGACCGCTGATGGTCCTATGGAATTCGACTTGCACCAGTTAAATGGTCTTAAATGGGCTAACAAAGACATCGAACTGGAAACCGGATCTGGAATTGTTCCATTCATTTACTCTGGAAAAGCACCAGTTCCTTCCTTCCAATGGGGTGTAGGACTTGAACTCTTCCTCCGAATCAAAGACCCATGGCAGGTATGTCTGACCACTGACCACCCCAATGCTGGTCCATTTATCCGCTACCCCAGAATCATCTCCTGGCTCATGAGCGCAGAGCGCAGACAGGAAATGATGGACAACCTGGAAGTACGGGTATGGTCATACAAACGAACCGGACTTGGAACTTTAGACCGGGAATACGACTTCAACGAAATAGCAACCATCACCAGGGCTGCTGCTGCTAAAATCTATGGATATCAGGATAGGGGAGCATTAACACCAGGTTACAATGCAGACATAGCTGTGTACGACCTGAACCCCAACGACATAGATCCATCTAAAGAACCAGCTGCCATAGAACATGCCTTTGGAAACGCCATGTACACCATCAAAGATGGTCAAATACTGGTTAAAGATGGAGAAGTTGTGAAAGTTGTGCCTAGCCGCACCCTATGGACCAATGTGCAAGGTTTCGAAGAACAGGAAAAAGCAGTAATGGAAAAGGTAATGCCTACATTCAGGCGCTTCTACACTGTCAAATTCGAAAACTACAAAGTACAGGACCACTTCACACCTAACCCAGTCATAACAACGGTCCAGGCAAGTAAATAA
- a CDS encoding formylmethanofuran dehydrogenase subunit C yields MKTITLTLKKKSQIALEFDELIPDEVFTWEKADFENYQVPVGNRRFPLTDYFDIEVEGTAAGPEEVKMVLEGDCGRVKYIGCKMGAGEITINGDADLHCGAEMTGGKITVNGDAESYAGREMKGGELEIMGNTREFCGCSYIGDWRGMSGGKIILHGNAGKQLGECLSGGEIYVKGDCDILAGIHMSKGFIQIDGDVTRWPGGQMKNGNVLINGELGMLLEGFVYDEVVRDPVIEGKNFSGKYIKYTGDIAVNGKGGLYLNAEKNRKYL; encoded by the coding sequence GTGAAAACAATAACATTAACACTAAAGAAAAAATCCCAAATAGCCCTGGAGTTCGATGAGCTCATCCCGGATGAAGTGTTCACTTGGGAAAAAGCCGACTTCGAAAACTATCAGGTGCCAGTTGGAAACCGAAGATTCCCACTAACCGACTACTTCGACATTGAAGTGGAAGGAACAGCAGCAGGTCCTGAAGAAGTGAAAATGGTCCTCGAAGGTGACTGTGGCCGAGTAAAATATATCGGCTGTAAAATGGGCGCCGGAGAGATCACTATAAATGGAGATGCTGATCTTCACTGTGGAGCAGAAATGACTGGCGGTAAAATCACCGTTAATGGTGATGCCGAAAGTTACGCTGGCCGTGAAATGAAAGGTGGAGAACTGGAAATCATGGGTAATACCCGAGAATTCTGTGGATGCTCCTATATCGGTGACTGGAGAGGAATGAGTGGAGGTAAAATTATCCTCCACGGAAACGCTGGTAAACAACTCGGAGAATGTCTATCCGGTGGAGAAATCTACGTCAAAGGAGACTGCGATATTTTAGCAGGAATCCACATGAGTAAAGGTTTCATCCAGATCGATGGAGATGTTACTCGCTGGCCTGGTGGTCAGATGAAAAACGGTAACGTCTTAATCAATGGAGAACTGGGAATGCTCCTGGAAGGATTTGTTTATGACGAAGTTGTCCGGGACCCTGTGATTGAAGGTAAAAACTTCTCTGGAAAATACATCAAATACACCGGGGATATTGCAGTAAACGGTAAAGGTGGACTGTACCTCAACGCAGAAAAGAACAGGAAATACTTATAA
- a CDS encoding DUF2097 domain-containing protein: MEEETFLKAEEIIDYIRDNVKTHDTLEISYNRIYAPGEVLGVEMQEEYGEEFLEVTLHLNGDLVNQVVRINMHAIKDDLIEIRHTHGEELKVIMAES; the protein is encoded by the coding sequence ATGGAAGAAGAAACATTTTTAAAGGCCGAAGAGATCATTGATTACATTCGGGACAATGTCAAAACCCACGACACCCTTGAAATTTCATATAACCGAATTTACGCTCCAGGAGAAGTTTTAGGGGTTGAAATGCAGGAGGAATACGGGGAAGAATTTCTGGAAGTCACCCTACACTTGAATGGAGATCTGGTCAATCAGGTAGTACGCATAAACATGCACGCCATCAAGGATGATCTCATAGAAATCAGGCATACCCATGGAGAAGAGCTCAAGGTGATCATGGCAGAATCATAG
- a CDS encoding DUF2097 domain-containing protein: MMVRDLNMDCEEAIEYIKNNVKNYDKIEMSYNRVFTPGEVINIETCVLKGGQKSCTVLVHLDGDTIHNTVNIDLEKIKYDLIEVRHFPQDGEETLITIDTCEE; the protein is encoded by the coding sequence ATGATGGTTCGTGACCTGAATATGGATTGTGAAGAAGCAATTGAATACATCAAAAATAACGTAAAGAACTATGATAAGATTGAAATGTCTTATAATCGGGTTTTTACTCCTGGTGAGGTTATAAACATTGAAACCTGTGTACTCAAAGGTGGACAAAAGAGTTGCACAGTGTTAGTCCATTTAGATGGCGACACTATTCATAATACTGTAAATATTGACCTTGAAAAGATAAAGTACGATTTAATTGAGGTTCGGCACTTTCCCCAGGATGGTGAAGAAACATTAATCACCATTGACACCTGTGAAGAATAG
- a CDS encoding helix-turn-helix domain-containing protein yields the protein MNEIPQELIKSLMDLGLLESEAKIYITLAMMNNSEVKTLIEFLGLSKPNTYESLRLLEEKGLVSLINTRPMAYQALPPEIGLEVLLKTHIDAKEKAKKIFSIMDKEKFVPKSSESLWNVFNGESINYKIKDMIQNAKESIFMISSPKYIKYLENADTNLKLDIVLFSETSSFERLKEDFKNKKGNFQVVNEEDMLNIVASSKTKDQKQFEIYKEALLMVEYRNMIMLAIDDEEVLYMPPMSTDSLTAINTKNKAMTILMKIGLSDITNQLS from the coding sequence ATGAATGAAATTCCTCAGGAATTAATTAAATCATTGATGGACCTCGGACTTCTTGAATCTGAGGCAAAGATATACATAACCCTCGCAATGATGAATAATTCCGAAGTCAAAACGCTTATAGAATTTTTAGGCCTATCCAAACCAAATACATACGAAAGTCTTCGTCTTCTCGAAGAAAAGGGACTGGTGTCTTTAATCAATACCAGACCCATGGCTTATCAAGCATTACCTCCAGAAATAGGACTGGAAGTTTTATTAAAAACACATATTGATGCAAAAGAAAAAGCAAAAAAGATTTTTTCAATTATGGATAAAGAAAAATTCGTGCCCAAATCTTCTGAGTCATTATGGAACGTTTTCAATGGAGAAAGCATAAATTATAAAATTAAAGACATGATCCAAAATGCTAAAGAAAGCATATTCATGATATCATCTCCCAAGTACATTAAATATCTTGAAAATGCAGATACAAATTTAAAACTGGATATAGTCCTATTCTCAGAGACAAGCTCATTTGAAAGATTAAAAGAAGACTTTAAAAACAAAAAAGGCAATTTTCAGGTTGTAAATGAAGAAGATATGCTTAATATCGTTGCATCATCTAAAACCAAAGATCAAAAACAATTCGAAATATACAAAGAAGCTTTGTTAATGGTTGAATACAGAAATATGATAATGTTAGCCATAGATGATGAAGAAGTATTATACATGCCCCCCATGTCTACAGACTCACTCACAGCCATCAATACAAAAAATAAGGCAATGACGATACTTATGAAAATTGGGCTCAGTGACATTACAAATCAGTTATCATAA